Proteins encoded within one genomic window of Bacillus thuringiensis:
- a CDS encoding collagen-like protein, translated as MRHHRKCKKFGVALPLPLIGATGPTGNSGPIGPTGGHEGPVGPTGVTGPTGATGPQGPQGIRGIQGPRGTTGAQGIHGAIGDTGEQGITGPTGLQGAQGLIGNQGLIGDIGVQGLEGIQGAIGPAGSQGIQGPQGIQGEIGERGQTGAQGMQGVIGEAGMTGVTGPQGSQGAQGIQGEDGTTGIQGEEGPQGIQGITGEQGYQGDQGIQGVVGPTGSTGPQGPQGISGIKGITGVIGPQGPSGIQGIQGINGSTGFQGAKGIRGITGATGPTGTQGPVGPPGGPTGTTGPIGPSSGVTGPSGPPGPPGGPTGPTGATGARGVTGGTGAIGAQGLQGIIGPTGPQGVRGVQGAQGVVGAVGFQGAQGPQGFQGITGATGVEGPQGIQGPQGEIGPTGAEGPKGVQGIQGITGPTGAQGIQGLQGIIGQAGITGAAGAQGAQGIQGVTGPAGAQGIQGAQGIRGETGAAGIQGIQGVQGIQGITGLTGPQGAQGPQGVQGIIGPTGAIGPQGPQGIQGIVGPTGAQGSQGMQGIQGITGPTGAQGIRGPQGNLGENGITGPQGVQGAQGIEGPEGPQGNIGVTGVTGETGATGEAGATGAQGIQGVQGSMGIQGSTGMTGPTGATGVTGIQGSQGIQGPQGPTGATGTTGVSGSVGPAGAQGSQGPIGAVGPIGSTGSAGSIGFLGIAGATGATGLPSGGGYFFSTSTSTIAANALIPINSGSTVFGSDVSLTNATTVTLSTPGIYLVSYYFQGDPTGGNETISVRLTLNGTQVAGSFILYVTGSTFILEPAVSNTMVIEVTSSNATLSLQNGPLAIGHVTTLSGVITASLNVLKIV; from the coding sequence GTGCGTCATCATAGAAAGTGCAAAAAATTTGGAGTGGCACTGCCTCTTCCGCTTATAGGAGCAACTGGCCCAACTGGTAATAGTGGCCCGATTGGTCCAACTGGAGGTCATGAAGGTCCTGTTGGTCCTACAGGGGTGACTGGCCCGACGGGAGCAACTGGGCCTCAAGGTCCTCAAGGTATCAGGGGAATACAAGGTCCCCGAGGGACAACAGGAGCACAAGGAATACATGGAGCTATTGGTGATACAGGAGAGCAAGGGATAACTGGCCCAACTGGTCTCCAAGGTGCCCAAGGATTAATCGGAAACCAAGGTCTAATTGGTGATATTGGAGTACAAGGATTAGAAGGGATACAAGGAGCGATTGGTCCTGCCGGTAGTCAAGGTATACAAGGTCCCCAAGGAATACAAGGAGAGATAGGTGAGCGAGGACAAACGGGAGCACAAGGAATGCAAGGTGTGATAGGGGAAGCTGGTATGACAGGTGTAACAGGTCCTCAAGGTTCCCAAGGAGCGCAAGGAATACAAGGGGAGGATGGAACTACAGGTATACAAGGAGAAGAAGGTCCACAAGGAATACAAGGAATTACTGGAGAGCAAGGATACCAAGGTGATCAAGGGATACAAGGTGTAGTAGGCCCAACCGGTTCTACTGGTCCACAAGGCCCTCAAGGTATAAGTGGAATAAAGGGAATAACAGGTGTAATAGGGCCTCAAGGTCCATCAGGTATTCAAGGGATACAAGGGATAAACGGATCCACAGGTTTTCAAGGGGCAAAAGGAATACGAGGGATAACAGGAGCGACCGGACCTACTGGTACACAAGGTCCAGTAGGTCCGCCTGGTGGGCCAACAGGAACAACCGGTCCCATTGGTCCGTCTAGTGGAGTGACTGGTCCATCTGGTCCACCCGGTCCACCTGGTGGGCCAACAGGTCCAACGGGCGCAACTGGTGCGCGGGGTGTAACAGGGGGAACTGGTGCGATAGGAGCACAAGGATTACAAGGAATAATTGGTCCAACTGGTCCTCAAGGTGTAAGAGGAGTGCAAGGAGCTCAAGGTGTAGTTGGAGCAGTTGGATTTCAAGGAGCACAGGGACCCCAAGGTTTTCAAGGGATAACAGGAGCAACCGGTGTAGAAGGTCCACAAGGAATCCAAGGGCCGCAGGGAGAAATCGGTCCAACGGGCGCAGAAGGTCCTAAAGGTGTGCAAGGAATCCAAGGAATAACTGGTCCAACAGGAGCTCAAGGAATACAAGGGTTACAAGGAATAATAGGTCAGGCAGGCATAACAGGAGCGGCAGGAGCTCAAGGTGCACAAGGAATCCAAGGGGTAACCGGTCCAGCAGGAGCACAAGGCATACAAGGTGCACAAGGAATCCGAGGAGAAACAGGAGCAGCTGGAATTCAAGGAATACAAGGAGTTCAAGGGATACAAGGGATAACGGGATTGACAGGTCCACAAGGTGCACAAGGCCCTCAAGGAGTGCAAGGAATAATAGGACCGACTGGAGCAATTGGTCCCCAAGGACCGCAAGGAATCCAAGGTATAGTAGGCCCAACAGGAGCTCAAGGTTCTCAAGGTATGCAAGGTATACAAGGAATAACAGGTCCGACAGGTGCGCAAGGAATTAGAGGTCCCCAAGGAAATCTAGGAGAAAACGGGATAACTGGTCCTCAAGGAGTGCAAGGTGCACAAGGTATTGAGGGACCCGAGGGACCACAAGGGAATATTGGAGTTACGGGCGTAACTGGAGAAACAGGAGCGACAGGAGAAGCAGGGGCGACAGGAGCACAAGGAATACAAGGCGTTCAGGGGAGTATGGGGATACAAGGAAGTACAGGAATGACCGGACCAACTGGAGCAACGGGAGTAACCGGGATACAAGGTTCTCAAGGTATACAAGGCCCACAAGGACCAACTGGAGCAACGGGAACGACAGGGGTTAGCGGTAGTGTAGGACCGGCCGGAGCGCAAGGTAGTCAAGGACCTATTGGAGCTGTGGGACCTATTGGATCCACTGGTAGTGCAGGTTCAATAGGTTTCTTGGGAATAGCGGGAGCAACTGGAGCGACTGGCTTACCAAGCGGGGGCGGTTATTTCTTTTCTACTTCAACGAGTACAATTGCAGCGAATGCGTTAATACCAATTAATTCTGGATCTACAGTTTTTGGTTCTGATGTCAGTTTAACAAATGCAACAACTGTAACATTAAGTACACCGGGAATTTATTTAGTAAGCTATTATTTTCAAGGTGATCCAACTGGAGGGAATGAAACGATTTCAGTAAGGCTTACTTTAAATGGAACACAAGTTGCAGGGAGTTTTATTCTTTATGTTACAGGAAGTACTTTTATATTAGAACCAGCAGTTTCGAATACGATGGTCATTGAAGTTACTTCTTCAAATGCAACTTTGTCTTTACAAAATGGTCCATTAGCTATCGGGCATGTAACGACATTATCTGGTGTGATAACAGCTAGTTTAAATGTATTAAAAATAGTTTGA
- a CDS encoding CGNR zinc finger domain-containing protein, translating to MSQNAPNELEYIREFLNTWRIPNDTREAIDLLQTEEDIKLFMKEYFHEEFPFHTIEELKRFREDIRMVIEGEGSLQKWLERYPFHVHIKEGMKGITYEPVYEENVYTKILSIVFISIQENWWGRLKACPDCRWVFYDHSRNGSKRWCGMYAGEEGGRACGTIAKVKNYRAKRKGRSGYDV from the coding sequence TTGAGTCAAAATGCACCAAACGAATTAGAGTATATTCGAGAGTTTTTAAATACATGGAGAATACCAAATGATACGAGAGAAGCAATTGATTTGCTGCAAACAGAAGAGGATATAAAGCTCTTTATGAAAGAATATTTTCATGAAGAGTTCCCTTTTCATACGATAGAAGAATTAAAAAGGTTTCGAGAAGACATTCGGATGGTAATTGAAGGAGAAGGATCGTTGCAAAAATGGTTAGAGAGATACCCATTTCATGTACATATAAAGGAAGGTATGAAAGGTATTACATATGAACCAGTATACGAAGAGAATGTGTATACAAAAATATTAAGTATTGTGTTTATCTCGATTCAAGAAAATTGGTGGGGAAGGTTAAAAGCATGTCCAGATTGTCGCTGGGTATTTTATGATCATTCACGTAATGGAAGTAAAAGGTGGTGCGGTATGTATGCTGGAGAAGAAGGGGGAAGAGCGTGCGGTACAATTGCAAAAGTAAAAAACTACCGAGCGAAGAGAAAAGGGAGATCGGGTTATGATGTGTAA
- a CDS encoding MerR family transcriptional regulator, with protein sequence MYRIGQLALMAHVSKRTIDYYTNLGILKAERSQSNYRYYDETAFETLQFIEKCKEMHMPLCEIKEKIEEKKKLLGINEHVSKQVNEVTDHIHRLEAELTELKPLLDGLTDSQREKISKSLSGQTTALIQTLVLLL encoded by the coding sequence GTGTATCGAATCGGACAGTTGGCTCTCATGGCTCACGTGTCGAAACGAACGATTGATTATTATACGAATCTAGGTATCTTAAAAGCGGAGCGATCTCAATCTAATTATCGCTATTACGACGAAACAGCATTTGAGACATTACAATTTATTGAGAAGTGCAAAGAAATGCATATGCCGCTTTGTGAGATTAAAGAGAAAATCGAGGAGAAGAAGAAGCTGCTCGGTATCAATGAACACGTTTCGAAACAAGTGAATGAAGTGACAGACCATATTCATCGATTAGAAGCAGAGTTAACGGAGTTAAAGCCGCTTTTAGATGGATTGACTGATTCACAACGTGAAAAAATATCGAAATCTTTATCTGGTCAAACGACAGCTTTAATACAGACACTTGTTCTATTATTATAG
- a CDS encoding DUF2179 domain-containing protein, with the protein MLQALLIFVLQIIYVPILTIRTILLVKNQTRSAAGVGLLEGAIYIVSLGIVFQDLSNWMNIVAYVIGFSAGLLLGGYIENKLAIGYITYQVSLLDRCNELVDELRHSGFGVTVFEGEGINSIRYRLDIVAKRSREKELLEIINEIAPKAFMSSYEIRSFKGGYLTKAMKKRALMKKKDEHAS; encoded by the coding sequence ATGTTACAAGCGCTACTTATTTTTGTGCTTCAAATTATTTACGTTCCTATTTTAACAATTCGTACGATTTTGCTTGTAAAGAATCAAACAAGATCCGCTGCCGGCGTAGGATTGTTAGAAGGAGCTATTTACATTGTCAGTTTAGGTATTGTGTTTCAAGATTTATCAAATTGGATGAACATCGTTGCCTATGTCATTGGCTTTAGTGCAGGACTGTTATTAGGCGGTTATATAGAGAATAAATTAGCAATTGGTTATATTACGTATCAAGTTAGTTTACTAGACCGTTGTAATGAATTAGTAGATGAATTACGTCACTCTGGATTTGGCGTTACTGTATTTGAAGGCGAAGGTATTAATTCGATACGTTATCGCTTAGATATCGTTGCAAAACGTTCTAGAGAAAAAGAACTGTTAGAAATTATTAATGAAATTGCACCGAAAGCCTTTATGTCTTCTTATGAAATTCGTTCATTTAAAGGCGGATATTTAACGAAGGCAATGAAGAAGAGAGCGTTAATGAAGAAGAAAGATGAACACGCATCGTAA
- a CDS encoding class I SAM-dependent methyltransferase: protein MESTQMLALNKKCWDTVAPYFFQVDCLPKYGPYTASEDELHLFDSIRNKKVLDIGCGSGHSLQYMAEHGAEELWGLDLSSEQIKTANKTLKSWNSTLICGAMEEEGDIPKGYFDIVYSIYALGWTSDLEKTLELIYSYVKPGGSFIFSWEHPVYSNLLYGTEEIAFKSSYHKETPITFETFKGENVQATLYKRKISTYINELNRAGFTIERIEEPEPSSLFDEERAEPSMKYYSLYKARMVPTTFIIKARK from the coding sequence ATGGAAAGTACACAAATGTTAGCGTTAAATAAAAAGTGTTGGGATACAGTTGCACCATATTTCTTTCAAGTAGATTGTTTACCGAAATATGGTCCGTATACAGCGTCCGAAGATGAGCTTCATTTGTTCGATTCAATTAGAAATAAAAAGGTTCTTGATATTGGATGTGGAAGTGGGCATTCGTTGCAATATATGGCGGAACATGGAGCAGAGGAATTATGGGGGCTTGATCTTTCAAGTGAACAAATTAAAACAGCGAATAAAACGTTAAAGAGTTGGAATTCAACGTTAATATGCGGAGCAATGGAAGAAGAAGGAGATATTCCGAAGGGGTATTTTGATATTGTGTACTCCATTTATGCATTAGGTTGGACTTCAGATTTAGAGAAAACGTTAGAACTGATTTATTCATATGTAAAGCCAGGAGGTAGTTTTATTTTTAGTTGGGAGCATCCAGTGTATTCAAATTTACTGTATGGTACAGAAGAAATTGCTTTTAAGTCTTCTTATCATAAGGAAACTCCTATTACGTTTGAAACATTTAAAGGAGAAAATGTACAAGCGACATTATATAAGAGAAAAATAAGTACATACATAAATGAGTTAAATAGAGCGGGATTTACAATTGAGAGAATAGAAGAGCCTGAACCATCGAGCTTATTTGATGAAGAACGAGCTGAGCCTTCTATGAAATATTATTCTTTATATAAAGCTAGAATGGTGCCAACTACTTTTATTATTAAGGCGAGAAAGTAA
- the rfbF gene encoding glucose-1-phosphate cytidylyltransferase: MKAVILAGGYGTRIGEETHLKPKPMIEIGTKPILWHIMSLYSHYGITEFIICLGYKGYAIKEFFLNYNLHMSDFTIHLRDNTITSHSHRVEPWKVTLIDTGVNTETGGRVKKIQNFVGDEPFCLTYGDGLSNVNIKELIAFHKKHGKMATVTAVQPPGRFGSLILDKQSVTSFQEKPLGDGGWVNGGFFVLNPEVFNYISGDKSVFETETLVQLVNKNELSAYQHTGFWHPMDTLRDKNKLVELWESNNAPWKVW; the protein is encoded by the coding sequence ATGAAAGCTGTTATTCTTGCTGGTGGATATGGGACAAGGATTGGGGAAGAAACACATTTAAAACCGAAACCTATGATTGAAATTGGAACAAAGCCTATTTTATGGCACATTATGAGTTTGTATAGCCATTACGGCATTACGGAGTTTATTATTTGCTTAGGGTATAAAGGATATGCAATTAAAGAGTTCTTTCTAAATTACAACTTACACATGTCAGATTTCACGATACATTTAAGGGATAATACAATTACTAGCCATTCTCATCGTGTAGAACCGTGGAAAGTTACACTAATCGATACTGGTGTAAATACAGAAACGGGAGGACGAGTGAAAAAGATTCAAAATTTTGTTGGAGACGAACCTTTCTGCCTTACTTATGGCGATGGATTAAGTAACGTAAATATAAAAGAACTTATTGCATTTCATAAAAAGCATGGAAAAATGGCAACTGTTACCGCCGTACAACCTCCTGGTAGATTCGGTTCTCTCATATTAGATAAACAGTCTGTAACATCCTTTCAAGAGAAGCCACTTGGGGATGGCGGATGGGTTAACGGTGGATTTTTCGTTTTAAATCCTGAAGTTTTCAATTACATTAGTGGAGATAAGTCTGTTTTTGAAACAGAAACGTTAGTTCAGTTAGTAAACAAAAACGAACTATCAGCATATCAACACACTGGTTTTTGGCATCCGATGGATACATTGCGCGATAAAAATAAATTAGTCGAGCTATGGGAAAGTAATAACGCTCCGTGGAAGGTTTGGTAA
- a CDS encoding ATP synthase subunit I: MIQEALRVYRLQLYVIFSGLLLMWTITPFGKQVTGFGIGLAVSAYCLWLLARRVEKLGKSIVMKEKAPGLGVLNRFAAAILGAIIMYEIEHEMEMWAFGTGILGGHFLMIANLAYANMQLVKEEEKKREHASKNIEL, encoded by the coding sequence TTGATTCAAGAAGCCTTACGTGTATATCGATTACAATTGTATGTAATCTTTAGTGGTTTACTACTTATGTGGACGATTACTCCGTTTGGAAAACAAGTAACAGGGTTTGGTATCGGATTAGCTGTAAGTGCATATTGCCTTTGGTTATTAGCTCGCAGAGTGGAGAAACTCGGGAAAAGTATCGTAATGAAGGAAAAGGCTCCAGGATTAGGAGTTCTAAACCGATTTGCAGCTGCCATTTTAGGAGCTATCATCATGTATGAAATTGAACATGAAATGGAAATGTGGGCATTCGGTACAGGCATTTTAGGTGGTCACTTTTTAATGATTGCGAATTTAGCTTATGCAAATATGCAGTTAGTGAAAGAAGAAGAGAAGAAAAGGGAACATGCTTCGAAAAACATAGAGCTATGA
- a CDS encoding MDR family MFS transporter, protein MKSFSTPIRFMLISSFFMSFGYFAVYAFLAIYLLTFLHFSAVQVGTVLTVMTITSRVIPLFSGLIADKIGYIIMMIAGLFLRGIGFIALGICSDFYTISISSALIGFGTAFYEPAARAIFGSQPAHLRKNLFTYLNLSFNCGAIIGPIAGGFLLLLDPIYAFSLTGFLMLLFAFIFYLLKNHFQVTTENTSITLGIQAILQNKSFLLFSFIMIFFYIMFTQLTVALPLHMKNISNSNQLATLVITINAITGVIFMVLFRKLFHKYNTLSIIKYGVLLMSISFLLIPLFQHPYWLFVCVILFTIGETLVLPNADIAIANYSNESYTATFFGFYQLSLAFGFIIGNYTGTSFTSNLSGMYTPWLIFGGIGLIGFISLHILNKKKERSKEDIYLLEKY, encoded by the coding sequence ATGAAAAGTTTCTCAACACCGATACGTTTCATGCTTATTTCTTCATTTTTTATGTCTTTTGGGTATTTTGCAGTATACGCATTTTTAGCTATTTATCTATTAACCTTTCTTCATTTTTCTGCTGTCCAAGTAGGAACAGTGTTGACGGTTATGACAATTACATCACGAGTTATCCCTTTATTCTCAGGGTTAATTGCTGACAAAATAGGCTATATCATTATGATGATAGCCGGATTATTTTTGAGAGGAATCGGATTTATCGCTTTAGGAATATGCTCTGATTTCTATACAATTTCTATTTCTTCTGCACTTATTGGCTTCGGAACTGCATTTTATGAACCTGCCGCTCGCGCTATATTTGGCTCACAGCCAGCTCATTTGAGAAAAAATTTATTTACATATTTAAACCTTAGCTTTAATTGCGGTGCAATAATCGGACCAATTGCAGGAGGGTTCTTACTCTTACTCGATCCAATCTACGCTTTCTCTCTAACAGGATTTCTTATGCTGTTATTTGCTTTTATCTTTTACTTACTTAAAAATCACTTCCAAGTCACTACTGAAAACACGTCTATTACATTAGGAATACAGGCCATCTTACAAAACAAGTCTTTCCTTCTGTTTTCCTTTATCATGATTTTCTTCTATATTATGTTTACTCAGCTTACTGTCGCACTTCCACTTCATATGAAAAACATTAGTAATAGCAATCAACTCGCTACATTAGTTATTACGATAAATGCAATAACAGGCGTCATATTTATGGTATTATTCCGAAAACTATTTCACAAATACAACACACTTTCGATTATTAAATACGGTGTTTTATTAATGAGTATTTCCTTTTTACTCATTCCTTTATTTCAACACCCCTATTGGCTCTTTGTTTGTGTAATTTTATTTACAATCGGTGAAACACTCGTATTACCTAACGCTGATATCGCTATTGCAAATTACAGTAATGAATCATATACAGCCACTTTCTTCGGATTTTATCAACTATCACTCGCATTTGGTTTTATCATTGGTAATTATACCGGTACATCTTTTACATCCAACTTAAGCGGAATGTATACACCATGGCTTATTTTTGGTGGAATAGGACTTATAGGTTTTATTTCACTACATATTTTAAATAAAAAAAAAGAGCGCTCTAAAGAAGATATATACCTACTAGAAAAATATTGA
- a CDS encoding hemolysin family protein has translation MEIFNLVMVAILIAFTGFFVAAEFAIVKIRSSRIDQLVAEGKRGALAAKKVTTNLDEYLSACQLGITVTAMGLGWLGEPTIEKLLHPLFEKWNLNPSISSVLTFGLAFMLMTYLHVVVGELAPKTMAIQKAEQVTLLLAGPLMMFYKVMYPFIWVLNGSARIVTGLFGLKPASEHEVAHTEEELRLILSESYESGEINQAEYKYVNNIFEFDNRIAKEIMVPRTEIVGFYLEDSVEEHMKVIQNERYTRYPIFGEDKDDIIGMVNVKDFFIRYMTEDQKDLSSIRSYMRPIIEVMETTPIHDLLLQMQKKRIPMAVLYDEYGGTAGIVTLEDILEEIVGEIRDEYDEDEAPPIQHVNEQHIIVDGKVLISEVKDLFGLHIEEDDVDTIGGWIMMQNHEIEEGQHVEAEGYEFKVLEKDAYQIKRVEIRKMEQEQEEEKAATV, from the coding sequence TTGGAAATATTTAATTTAGTCATGGTTGCGATTTTAATCGCATTTACTGGATTTTTCGTAGCAGCAGAGTTTGCGATTGTAAAGATACGTTCAAGCCGTATCGATCAGCTTGTTGCGGAAGGAAAACGCGGTGCTTTAGCAGCGAAAAAAGTAACAACAAATTTAGATGAATATTTATCTGCTTGTCAATTAGGTATTACAGTTACAGCTATGGGATTAGGTTGGTTAGGTGAACCGACAATCGAAAAGTTATTACACCCGTTATTTGAGAAATGGAACTTAAATCCTTCTATTTCATCAGTATTAACATTTGGTCTTGCCTTCATGCTAATGACGTATTTACACGTTGTAGTAGGGGAATTAGCTCCGAAAACGATGGCAATTCAAAAGGCTGAACAAGTAACGTTGTTATTGGCAGGTCCGTTAATGATGTTCTATAAAGTCATGTATCCATTTATTTGGGTGTTGAACGGTTCTGCACGTATTGTAACTGGTTTATTCGGTTTAAAACCAGCTTCTGAGCATGAAGTAGCCCATACAGAAGAAGAGTTACGTCTCATTCTTTCAGAGAGCTATGAAAGCGGTGAAATTAATCAAGCTGAATACAAGTATGTAAATAATATCTTTGAATTTGATAATCGCATTGCGAAAGAAATTATGGTACCGCGTACGGAAATCGTTGGTTTCTACCTTGAAGATTCAGTAGAAGAACACATGAAAGTAATCCAAAATGAGCGATACACACGTTATCCGATTTTTGGAGAAGATAAAGATGATATTATCGGTATGGTCAACGTAAAAGATTTCTTTATTCGATATATGACCGAGGATCAAAAAGATTTATCATCTATTCGCTCGTATATGCGTCCGATTATTGAAGTGATGGAAACGACTCCAATTCACGATTTATTACTTCAAATGCAGAAGAAGCGAATTCCGATGGCTGTTTTATATGATGAGTACGGAGGAACAGCAGGGATTGTAACGCTTGAAGATATCTTGGAGGAAATCGTCGGCGAAATTCGTGATGAATATGATGAAGATGAAGCACCACCAATTCAGCATGTGAACGAGCAACATATCATTGTTGATGGAAAAGTGCTTATCTCAGAAGTGAAAGATTTATTTGGATTACACATCGAAGAAGATGATGTGGATACAATCGGTGGATGGATTATGATGCAAAATCATGAAATCGAAGAAGGACAACACGTTGAGGCGGAAGGTTATGAATTTAAAGTGTTAGAAAAAGACGCTTACCAAATTAAACGTGTTGAAATTCGTAAGATGGAACAAGAGCAAGAAGAAGAGAAAGCAGCAACTGTTTAA
- a CDS encoding glycosyltransferase family 2 protein: MRKTLISHFYNEEYLLPWWLMHHTKIFDHGILINRGSTDRSVEICKLFAPHWEVRDSRFLEFDPTNTDIEVMEIEREVSGWKMVLNTTEFLCCNNVEEFFSSLHTLGQNMYAIRMIVMIDKHDYNYSKLRYSIPLVEQRYHGLFPYNPAIGCAWRFIHNHLDGAYLPGRHFTRHQPIVYNSPSFIFKFYFSPWNEHTKARKLQITPTLSKKGVRLGLQKQYGRSSEELEARFLTLTNATQDLRNHPEYQQLFPKFKL; the protein is encoded by the coding sequence ATGAGAAAGACACTCATTTCTCATTTTTATAATGAAGAATACCTACTTCCATGGTGGCTTATGCATCACACAAAAATATTCGATCACGGTATTTTAATTAATAGAGGTTCTACAGATCGGTCAGTTGAAATTTGCAAATTATTTGCTCCCCACTGGGAAGTACGAGATTCAAGATTCCTTGAATTCGATCCCACTAATACTGACATTGAAGTAATGGAAATTGAGAGAGAAGTTTCAGGTTGGAAGATGGTATTAAATACTACAGAATTCCTTTGTTGTAACAATGTAGAAGAATTTTTCTCATCACTTCATACGTTAGGCCAAAATATGTATGCGATTAGAATGATTGTCATGATTGATAAGCATGATTACAATTATTCAAAACTAAGATACTCCATTCCTTTAGTAGAACAACGATATCACGGGCTCTTTCCTTATAACCCAGCAATCGGCTGTGCCTGGAGATTTATACACAACCATCTTGATGGTGCATATTTACCAGGCAGACATTTTACGCGGCACCAACCTATCGTTTATAACTCCCCTTCATTCATTTTCAAATTTTATTTTAGCCCTTGGAACGAACATACAAAGGCAAGAAAATTACAAATTACACCCACCCTCTCAAAAAAGGGCGTTCGATTAGGACTTCAAAAACAATATGGTCGGTCTTCTGAAGAACTCGAAGCTCGATTTTTAACGTTAACTAATGCAACACAGGATCTACGTAATCACCCTGAGTATCAACAATTATTCCCTAAATTCAAACTTTAA
- a CDS encoding DUF3923 family protein, whose translation MKKRWISWWIGNLFWIIVFGIWAAIIWLREVDGAGVIQTPEIKSISLIVILIAFIIPVFFQVIWLIINLRMSRKNNYTI comes from the coding sequence ATGAAAAAACGATGGATTTCTTGGTGGATTGGTAACCTATTTTGGATTATCGTTTTTGGAATATGGGCCGCTATTATTTGGCTACGAGAGGTTGATGGTGCTGGCGTTATTCAAACACCTGAAATTAAATCCATATCACTTATCGTTATATTAATCGCGTTTATCATACCGGTATTTTTTCAAGTTATATGGCTAATCATTAATTTGAGGATGAGTAGAAAAAATAATTATACGATTTAG